The Helianthus annuus cultivar XRQ/B chromosome 11, HanXRQr2.0-SUNRISE, whole genome shotgun sequence region gttctatgtgtgttaaaaagttttagtgttggaatgtgttgcTAAAGAACTCATGGCATCTTGTGTTAAAAAGAGTTAAACTACTAGATTttgatgatacatgaaatcggattgcatttctcatgaaatcggacatatatataaaaaccgagttgtgtgttatgtttagtgtcttgatgattattcatagttgtggttgatataagtgttgaaaatgttatgaacttgatgaatatgctttgaatatgtgaagaacactttgaatgatagttaagaatatgaaaacccttgtgattttgatccactttgaccaataacctgattaggaaacaTGTTACTGAAAttctattggtagtttcctgatttgggcctgattatattgtactaatgagACTGATatacctgcatcaacacgtgaacgtgaaaacgacagcttaccgactcgcaatcacccgttgcgactcgcaaccacagcgtgatgactcgagaccacgcggttgcgactcgcaaccataacaggacaagccgagaccacaggttacgagtcccgttgcgactcgagacctcagcatgatgaaccgaaaccatggttgcgacaccagttgcgactcgcaaccatccatgatcaacacacacagcatgactcgagaccatgcttgcgagtccggttgcgactcgagaccacactttgggcctaagttagtgggccggacatatgaacttctgtgctactgttaacgtgttatttgggcctgttatcacaagcccaactgtttgggcctcacacttagactgtggattgtgtttgaatgttaactgtgaactgttactgattatacgtgattgccatacgtgttgaacaattgtgcactacttggttcgaatctgattataagtgatatccgtgttaggacgttattgactacttgcgacttgattgactttctgtgattaactgccgagcaaaccgaggtgagttcacaccctctacaaagcatgggattccctgggttgggaactgggttaaggaacgtgggttcctcgtcctccttgggcaggacgtcagtggttcaggaatgtgattcctcgtccggatggacggataaacgtactagactaaaactctatcacgaagtccctcctttttgtatcgactaatcgccgggccaatggcgagcgggtcattagttagatagcgctatttaggtctgacaagcctcacaccgtgccgcagaggacgggcgtgaactaatggatctggggcacgtcaatgatgatagacattgatgttttcagggcacataaacatgactacagtcagcagtcgatacggtaacgagtctagtgtacgcatggggtagcccccacggctggagagccggatgatgtacatggggtagcccccacggccgaaatgcctgataactacatggggtagcccccacggccggagtgccggagtaactgggaacgaacatgtcacgtttttaaactatggggtaacccccacggcaggatgccagataaaggaaactgtttttgaaacaactaaaacaaacgcccacccgtgaactcactcaactagttgttgactcgttactacatgctttgcaggaccataggtactcagtgggagcttgcatggaggaggatcgttgtgggacagggattgctacaagactatgttaaacttgaaacttttggaacttatgttataactttaaactaatgcttccgcttgcaacttaaacttatttgttttggaacaccaatcgtattggttaaacttttataactacttatatgcttgttcagtatgattggtggctggatcctggtcagtcacgcctccaagcggtagtactccgcaggtgggattttgggggtgtgacacacacaCTCACACAAAAACCCCACATGCTACCTGGTGATTAAATATCTCAAGCGTAGTTTCCCACTTGTCTTCAATAGAATTACTTACATTTTCAGTCCCATATCTGCAACAATCTTCAGCAAACCTTTTTTCTAAGACATGCAGAGTAAACTATTTATATTTCATTTGTAAGAAATAAAAAAAGCCAATGAAATCCCCCAAACATATACCTATTTGATTTTGCTTTTTCCCTATTGAAATAAACCCTTCAACACCACAAACAATATACTTTTGGAAATGCTGGCATGTAAAGAAACGAAAGAGTTCAGAAATACATTGGTTCTTGAGTGTTACACCGGAAGAAAAAGAACTATGCAATCTAAAAACTTCAATTAAAAAAGGAATATCATGCATACCTTACTTTCCCTGATAGATTTATAAAGATCTTGAAGTTTCTAATGACACCAAAGCTCTTCTTCATCAAATATTTCAGCATATTTACCCAGTCGGCTTAATACAGCCTGCCAAAAAGAAGAGTTCCAACAATGATAATAAATTCTTTTGTCAAGATAAAACTCCCATGTTGGTTAAGAAATATTCTGATAATACGTTAGTTGTAGTGCAGTTTAAGACTTAGGTGCATCTAGGACACTAAGACAGCGAGTGTATGCCATAATTTGTACAAGGCGAGACCTCCCAAACAACTACTATTTTAACCAAACTTGTTGATATAAATCCAACTTAACAAATGAGATCTTAGAACTTCACTGGCTAAATAGTCTAGTTTCATGATGTAGCTGTAAGCTTAAAGCAAACTATCATTAATCAAAATTTTGTACTTCTCATTAATGAGaaattttgtttttcttaaaCTAGCTAACCTAAAAAAATACCAATTTGATCAAGTTAGAGGGAGATAAGCTGAGGCTTAACTATCCATAATCATTGAATCATTTCAAAACCAAGAATACCACAATTTCTAGCTCAAAACAACATTTAAAATCTAAAACAGATGGTAAATACCAACAAGCTGGTTTAAAAGCTACATGTATCACAATTTCACATGGTACCGGTAACAAGAGCATGTAGACATTATTCAATTTCACATATACCTAATATTTTCCTGAGTCGGAGTTGAAAGTTCCATCTTCACCTTTTCAGCAGTTTCGGTCAATCGTCGCAGAGCTTGCTTGTCTATTAGTAGGTCAATTCCCTCATCTTTCTTGAAGCTTGCAGCAAGCCAATCCACAATCCTCTGCATAATTCATTAATCAACGATTTACAATAAAAATATCAAACGCACAACAGTATTCACCCTTAAAAGATCTACCTTGTCAAAATCATCACCACCAAGAAGTAGACAAAACCTTAAAGACTCCATCACGGTCACCAACCTAAAGAACTGCAAATGAGACATACGCATTATACAACCAACACCATATATGGTGGGAATCATTAAACATGACATTCCAGCTCGATCCTCTCACCTGAATGGCTGCGAGTAGAATGGGAAGGGAGGCTAGGGTTTGTTGCGTCTGAATGGCTAGAAGGGGAATGGAGGCTAGGGTTTTGGTTGAGCATATAAGATAATTGTTAGAATGAGTATATAAGACGGTGTTAAAAAAACACCATCTAAAGGGtgcatatctatactatataataaaagaaaccatgtttgggacacttgtcattattttAGACCATGTTtgattatagataattattatttaatttaaattattaaatataaattaaattaatataaatcttataACTCTACAACCAAAAAATTTCAATGAATCATACACATCGTTATTAGATAAGGTGATACAAACTGTAtattagaaaagaaaaaaacaacTCAACCTATTTAATAGCATTTCATTTATGAATCAAAATACCTCAGAAAAAAATAGTTGAATATAATTGTTATCGTGAGATAAAAAGACAATTTATAAATAGAATTGGAAATTTTCATAAATTAACGACCAAAGAATTTCAATAAATCATTATGTTATCTAAAAAAGTGATAATAGGATCATCATTAACAACTGATATGTTATATAATGAGAAATATGACTATTTTAACCATTTAGTCATTTTATTCCATCAagtttttaaaactaaaataactttatatactttattatttaaaaaatatatatatcataaaatcaagtattttgctatatattttttttataaaagtgacGTTAAAAAAGTAACAAAAAGGCCACTATTCTATTTCGTATCTCATTCTTGCATATCAAACACTAcctcgtgtaatacacagggtttttaaagatataactttttttaattatttgctatataaaattatatttattcaacccgtataatacatggagttttttttttaaatataactttttattatttagtatataaaattacatttcttccacccgtgaatacatatgtttttttttaatataacttttttattgtttgatatataaaataacatttattcaacccacacaatacatgaggttcttaaagagatagtttttttattatttaatatataaaattatatttactcaacatgtgtaataaatgaggtttttaaaaatatattgtttttttatttactatatataaaattagatttattcaacccgtgtaatacacggggttctaacctagtataagCATAAGACGGTGTTAAAAGGGAACAGTTTAAAGGGTGAGGAATTAATTTTAAGACGGGGTTTAAGCATAAGACGGGGTTATATGGAATTTTGTTGAATATATTTTAAGACGGGGTTTAAGCATAAGACGGGGTTATATGGAATTTTGTTGAATATTTTAATTGGATTGGCACAACGGCCATGTGAGGAATTGATTTTAAGACGGGGTTATTATTATAACACTGTCTAAAAAAGATCTTGAACACCGTCTAATGCTTATATCCATTATATATTACTTTCgttatttcatttcttatagaaaacttctggatattttGAGACTATTTAATATTGGATATTTTAAGACTAATTAATAATATTTACCATGGTCAACAAATAGCCATGGTTTGTAAACATAATAAGTGGTATTAATATTAATATGGTCAATAAGGATCAATGTCGGTTCATCAAAGTTATTTATTGTAGTGGCGGAGTTTAAACGAAAAACTAATTGAAGCCGTATTTTAAAAAACTCAATATTTTATACTacacaaaaaattcaaaaaattaagaTAAAATTAATAGTGCGAGCGAAAAATCAGTGGGGGTCGGAGTATGCATGGGCCATAAGAAACCCCCGCCACTAAACATGTGTGATCTATTAGGAGTTATCGTTAATAAGACCCAATATGTTCCTTTATGACatatataaattattattatcCACTATGATCTATCATAATTCACTAAATTCTTTAAAATACAATATGACCTAGGAAAGTGTAACACTTTGCCAACAAGTTGGGGAAAAATTGAGAATGTTTACAATACCAATAACCGTGCCTAACATAGAACACGGTCATTTTAGGTCCTGATGTTACCAAGAACACAAGTTGTGTACATTGCTTTTTTTCTCAATGCCCGTATCGAACGCAACCTTATTTCTTCCAATACCCAGTTTCTGAATAGACGAGCATACTCGAATCCGGTTCTATACCTACAACTAGGTATTTAAATAACCAGATATGTGCACCTCTGCTCACGGTTCCTAGACCCATATTCGGTCCCTATAGTAGGGATAAGCACGGTACCCGTttggtaccgaaccggtacccaAAAACGAGGAAAATTGGTACCGGTACTGGATATAACGGTACCGAAAAACGGCAAAAATGGAAactggtaccggtaccgaatttacccAGTATGGTTCACTTGGTTGTATCGAAGAGTGTGGATGTAGCTTCTCGACATGGAAATAACACACATTCGATAGTACGTCAATAGAGTTGCTTTCACAATCATGCATCTTGAAGATAATTTtctttattaattattaaaaatatGATCACACAATCTTTAGGTCAATTATAGGACAGATCATCATACCTTTGACCCATCCAAATTTACTAAATTATTACAAATCcaaaaacaggaaacataaaacACAAAACGTAAAGAAAGAAGTCGATCGTGACAGTCCTACTTGTTGGGTGTTTTGATGTACGCCAAATGAGTCGAGTTCCCAACTCTTGTCAATGTCTTCAAATCGTAAGCAATCCAGCATCTTGAACTATCCGTGTGATAGAAGTACCCCATGCACTTGCAATCCTTTGTGCATTTGCTCTCACAATCGCTTTGTTTAGTCTCATCTCCCCTCGTGTACTTGATCGTAAAATGGTCTACCCCTTGAAGCTTGTAGTACCCAAAGTCGCTAGCTTTGCAAGATGTCACTTTTTTCACCTCGCACTCTTTACTCCACCCGATTAGCCCGTTTGGTGTCGGGCACGCCACACACTGGCTGTCCTCACATAACCCAAAGTTCCCACATCGTCCCGGTAACTGACACTCACCTGCCACAAAGTTCCGATCGAGAAACGTGAACACCAACTCCCATGCTACACCTTCTTGCACATTCGGATTATACGTGTAGAATCTAACGTTCCCATCTATCCCTAATCGAAGATACGATAACGTGTTGTTGTATCCCGAATGCGCCATTTTGTTGCGACTCAACCATGATGTAGGGTCTGTGGTAAAGAATTCTAACGTCAAGTAATATAAAAATTCCGTGTATTCGACCGAATTAAAAGTTAAATTGGTTAAACTACTTTGGCCAGTGATGAACCATGACCGGTAAAGCATTGGTCGAGGCGAGTTGGGACTTTTGTAATAGAAGGCTAACCCTTTGGGCTCCAAAACCAAACTGTACGGTCCATCGACGTTGCTCACCTCCGATAGCCTACTCACAAGCTTATTCGGACCACCAGGTCGTAGTGTTTGACCCACCAAGAGAGTGTCGGTTGGGGAATCAAAGCTTTGCCATAAGTAATTACCCTTACCGTCGTGAAGAACCATGTTACCGGTTGGAAGCAGTTGAAACCCGACCACACCCTTGTTCGCGGTGTTCGTTTGCCAGACAACCCGTCCGTCAGCATCCGCCAGGACTAGGTTGCCGTCTGTACCGAATGTGAGGGTGGCGTTTTCGCGAACCGGGTTTCCACGGTTGGCTTCCCAAACCCAACGCATGACGGATTCGGATCGAACCGTACCCATACGGAGAGCTATAGTAAATGCGTTAGAGGTTGTGTTGTAGAAGCAAAGTTGGAATGGGTTGGTAAATTGGGAAAGCGCACGATAATTCGCATCATATTCAACAATGTATTCGCCAAAATCACCTTGGTTAACGTAAGTGAATGTTTCTGAAGCAGGCACAACAGCTTCAGAAAGAGAGGAAAACAGTTGAAAGGAGAGCAAAAGAAGAAAGAAATTTGAAGCCATTTTTCTTGTGTGTTGGTGTGTTAGCAACTATGAAAGTAGGATTTATAGATGATAATTGATGTGATGTAGCCGCCACATGGTTTAAGgttaataataaattaataataaaagcGTCCTCGTTGTAATgttaataataaattaataataaatttgatttttttattattttgtgaGGTGGCGCTGAGTCAAGattaataataaattaattaaccattaagaaaaaaaaaaggactTACAGGCTTACTGCCAATGCTATTTATTAAATTCCATTGCATATGCGTTTATGCCTGGCGGCGTATATTTTatttccttttcttctttttttatccAATATTAAATTGTTTTGGTTTTTTTATTCAATTTTCATAGCACGTTTTTATTTGAGATATGAAATTTTAAATTGTTTTGCTATTTTATTATTCAATTTTAATGGCAAATTATTGTTTTGAGATATTGTTAGAATTAATCTTgattttagttttattatttagtattttCGTTGTTAGTTGATTGCATGGAATAAGCTTGTCTTCGAAGGTTCAAGAGGATGTTGTATGGCTGGATTTGAAGATTAAAGCACATGGGAATTTATGTTATTTATTAGGTAGAATTGGTATAAGTTTGACCGAATATTAAGGAAGTATACGTTGAGTTGAAGAGTGGGTCAGTAGCTTGTACCGGTTCTTTAGGAGAGTCAGTATTTTCTTGTGGTTATAGTTTGCTCCATGTAAGGCTATATATAGCCTAGCTGTTAATGAATAGAGAACCAGAAAGCTTTTCATTTCCATTCTCTTTTGCACATCACTTTTATATATTATCTTTTGCAAGTTTTCATTTCATTTCGTGAGTTCTTATTTTAGTCTGATAtccaacatttggtatcagagcggtTGAGAAACAAGGTTGAAGAGGGTGTTGCCGGTTTGAGAGTCGGTGGCAGAAAGTTGGCAGCCACTAGGGCTTAATCGAATGAAGGGCTGATCAATGTTGTGATCAGAAGAAAGACGCAAGAAGCAGTGATTGAAGTTTAGATTGAGAAAGAATTGAAGCAACAACAGTACCGATCGCGGCTTGGTGATCGGAAGCAAGAAAATGGGTTTTTAACCCAAAGAAAGAAAGGGGAGTAGCACTCTAACTGCAGAGAAAGAAAAGAACAAGAAAGTAGACGATTTCATGTGAGAAATCGCaagaaagaaagaagaaagaagtGCTGATTGAAATCAGCGAAGAAAGaacgaagaaaagaaagaaagttgGGTTCAAATCTTTGAATccttaagaaagaaagaaagaaagaaagaagaggCGCCACAAGAAAGAAGAAAGTAGGAAAGAGGTAGGCGTCGCTTAGCAAGAAAGAAAGGCCTcgcaagaaagaaagaaagagacCGGTGtatgaagaaagaaagaaacagAAAGCATCGGCTAGAAAGAAGAAAGTATGAGCGTCGATTAGAAAGAAAGAATGAAATTGACTGCCCGAAGAAAGAAATAAAGATAAATCAAGAACTCGAATAGCAAGAATGGATCTACGAGTTCTACGGGTCATGTGTGGCTCGTAGCAAGAAGAAAGATTGAACCTTTATGGTTCAAGTAGCAAGAGAATCCATTGAAGTAAGCATGTGAAAGGAAAAAGTAAAATTGTTGCTGAGTTCAAGAAAGAAAGGCTGGTCTCATTTGAAGTTGTCTCATAAAGTCAACAATTTGATGTTGAGGTATTTTGAGTAGTAGCAATGAGATGGTATTATTCAGGATTTTTTTTCTTCATGCTCAACACATGGGAGAAGGGCAATACCTGGCAGAAGAAGGATTTCAAAGTGAAGGTGAATTAGAAAGAAAAGTTTAGTAAGATATCGATGAAAGATTCTAGCAAGAAAAACAGAAAAACACGAGCAAGAGACGAGTCGGATCGTGAAGTGATCAAGAAAGAAGCAAGTGATTCAGCAAGGCTTGTAGCAAAGAATAACAAAGAACTAGATCaagattaagggggtgaatgtTAGAATTAATCTTgattttagttttattatttagtattttCGTTGTTAGTTGATTGCATGGAATAAGCTTGTCTTCGAAGGTTCAAGAGGATGTTGTATGGCTGGATTTGAAAATTAAAGCACATGGGAATTTATGTTATTTATTAGGTAGAATTGGTATAAGTTTGACCGAATATTAAGGAAGTATACGTTGAGTTGAAGAGTGGTTCAGTAGCTTGTACCGATTCTTTAGGAGAGTCAGTATTTTCTTGTGGTTGTAGTTTGCTCCATGTAAGGCTATATATAGCCTAGCTGTTAATGAATAGAGAACCAGAAAGCTTTTCATTTCCATTCTCTTTTGCACATCACTTTTGTATATTATCTTTTGCAAGTTTTCATTTCATTTCGTGAGTTCTTATTTTAGTCTGATATCCAACAGATATGAAATTAATGTTACTGACAACCGACAAGTGACAAGTCCAACTGGCAACTAGAGGCACACGGTGTTTGAACACCACCCACTTGAACTAGTTTGGCATTGGGACTGGAAGTGTAAACCGTCAAATAGCAGGAGTTGGGCCGAGTTCTTACGGCTTTTCGAAACACTTAACAACAAAGAATGAAGGATTCGAACGATGTGTGGGGTTGGGAAACAGAAAGAGATAGTCTTTTTTCGGTAAAAGCCGTGAGAAATGAGCTAGGTGATGCGACTTACCAAAGTGACGGTGATCTGGTTATGAAGTGGTGTGGATGGCAAAAGCCAAGGCGAACACATTGGCTTGGAGGTGCATATCGGGTAGGATTCCAATGCGAGAAGAACTAGCTAAAAGGGGAGTGCAGGTCGGGTCCGTGACTTGTCCATTTTGCGGCTATTTGGAAGAAACGGCTGATCACATCTTCGTCACGTGCATAACGGCTAAAACCATGTGGTGGCTCGTCAGAGTTTCGCTGGAAAACATGGATTTACTTGCTTGCGCGACGGTTAAAGATATTCTCGCTGTGGCATGGGGGGTTAATCTACCGACTGtacaaaagaaaaggtttttTATTGTGTGATCATGGCGGCTTTATGGACCATTTGGATATAATGGAACGAGAGGATCTTCAAGAACGCATATAAGTCATACTCAAGAATTGCCGAAGATATCAAAGAATGCTCATTACTATGGCTTAAACATAGAGGTCAAATGAAGGATATTGGGAGAGATCTTTGGTTTAGTTTGGGTGTGAAAGgaattataaataggagatagatgTCTGTTACTTGTATGCCTTTCTAGCTCCTGGCTAGAAATTAtatttgtaattgtttttttaGCAATGATATGATC contains the following coding sequences:
- the LOC110922271 gene encoding epidermis-specific secreted glycoprotein EP1 isoform X1; this encodes MASNFFLLLLSFQLFSSLSEAVVPASETFTYVNQGDFGEYIVEYDANYRALSQFTNPFQLCFYNTTSNAFTIALRMGTVRSESVMRWVWEANRGNPVRENATLTFGTDGNLVLADADGRVVWQTNTANKGVVGFQLLPTGNMVLHDGKGNYLWQSFDSPTDTLLVGQTLRPGGPNKLVSRLSEVSNVDGPYSLVLEPKGLAFYYKSPNSPRPMLYRSWFITGQSSLTNLTFNSVEYTEFLYYLTLEFFTTDPTSWLSRNKMAHSGYNNTLSYLRLGIDGNVRFYTYNPNVQEGVAWELVFTFLDRNFVAGECQLPGRCGNFGLCEDSQCVACPTPNGLIGWSKECEVKKVTSCKASDFGYYKLQGVDHFTIKYTRGDETKQSDCESKCTKDCKCMGYFYHTDSSRCWIAYDLKTLTRVGNSTHLAYIKTPNK
- the LOC110922271 gene encoding EP1-like glycoprotein 4 isoform X2, with the translated sequence MASNFFLLLLSFQLFSSLSEAVVPASETFTYVNQGDFGEYIVEYDANYRALSQFTNPFQLCFYNTTSNAFTIALRMGTVRSESVMRWVWEANRGNPVRENATLTFGTDGNLVLADADGRVVWQTNTANKGVVGFQLLPTGNMVLHDGKGNYLWQSFDSPTDTLLVGQTLRPGGPNKLVSRLSEVSNVDGPYSLVLEPKGLAFYYKSPNSPRPMLYRSWFITGQNPTSWLSRNKMAHSGYNNTLSYLRLGIDGNVRFYTYNPNVQEGVAWELVFTFLDRNFVAGECQLPGRCGNFGLCEDSQCVACPTPNGLIGWSKECEVKKVTSCKASDFGYYKLQGVDHFTIKYTRGDETKQSDCESKCTKDCKCMGYFYHTDSSRCWIAYDLKTLTRVGNSTHLAYIKTPNK